In Primulina huaijiensis isolate GDHJ02 chromosome 4, ASM1229523v2, whole genome shotgun sequence, a genomic segment contains:
- the LOC140974823 gene encoding pseudo histidine-containing phosphotransfer protein 6-like has product MLGLNEELLRADMNRLLNLLFHQGVLDEQFLQLQQLQDESSPDFVSEVVNIYFHETEKLLRNLRELLVDIELLDYKKIGIHLNQLVGSSSSIGAKRVRNVCVAFRAISQQNNRPGCLRALEILEHEYCYLKSKLHELFQIEQHRILASAIRYPMQPNNPTT; this is encoded by the exons ATGTTGGGTCTCAATGAGGAGCTGTTACGGGCCGACATGAACCGGCTGCTCAATTTACTCTTCCACCAG GGAGTGTTGGACGAGCAGTTCTTGCAGTTGCAACAGCTGCAAGATGAATCGTCTCCGGACTTCGTTTCTGAGGTGGTCAACATATATTTTCACGAGACGGAGAAACTCTTGAGAAACCTCAGAGAGTTGCT GGTGGATATAGAGTTGTTGGATTACAAAAAAATAGGAATCCATTTGAATCAGCTGGTGGGGAGCAGTTCCAGCATTGGTGCCAAAAGAGTTCGAAATGTATGCGTTGCCTTCCGTGCCATTTCCCAGCAAAATAACAGACCCGG GTGTTTGAGAGCATTGGAAATTTTGGAACACGAGTACTGCTACCTCAAGAGCAAACTGCATGAACTGTTTCAGATTGAACAGCACAGAATCCTGGCATCAGCAATCAGATACCCCATGCAGCCAAATAACCCTACAACTTAA
- the LOC140975759 gene encoding protein POST-ILLUMINATION CHLOROPHYLL FLUORESCENCE INCREASE, chloroplastic-like has protein sequence MAATAATSAALFNSSKQIVSNSTSSATSFWGSSLPRNSPIKRRLIKIRGQVIDAAATAPVADAPIMETKDYVLPRWAAFDLGRAPVYWKTMNGLPPAAGERLKLFYNPMANKLVPNKDYGIAFNGGFNQPIMCGGEPRVMLQKVRGKADPPFYTIQICIPKHALSLIFSFTNGVDWDGPYKLQFQVPKAWRNRPMDFFSEGLAEELSKEGACDKAIFPDNNIVVTRCAMIGNLTVEGGDRCNLDLVPGCTDPNSLLFNPLANVDDGSCPPYLDSED, from the exons ATGGCTGCGACAGCTGCTACAAGTGCTGCTCTGTTTAATTCTTCCAAACAAATTGTATCAAACTCTACTTCTTCAG cCACTAGTTTTTGGGGGAGTTCTTTGCCTAGAAATTCTCCAATTAAGAGAAGATTAATTAAGATTAGAGGGCAAGTAATTGATGCTGCTGCTACTGCTCCAGTTGCAGATGCCCCCATTATGGAAACTAAAGA tTATGTGCTTCCTAGATGGGCCGCCTTTGATCTCGGAAGAGCTCCAGTCTACTGGAAGACCATGAACGGCCTTCCCCCTGCAGCT GGAGAGAGACTAAAGCTATTCTATAATCCTATGGCAAACAAACTTGTTCCCAACAAAGACTATGGAATTGCTTTTAATG GAGGGTTCAATCAGCCCATCATGTGTGGTGGTGAGCCACGAGTAATGCTCCAGAAAGTAAGAGGAAAAGCCGATCCTCCTTTTTACACAATCCAAATATGCATCCCAAAGCATG CATTaagtttaatattttcatttacGAATGGAGTCGATTGGGACGGTCCCTACAAGCTACAATTTCAAGTGCCAAAGGCTTGGCGGAATAGACCAATGGACTTTTTCTCTGAG GGTCTTGCCGAGGAGCTGAGTAAAGAAGGTGCATGTGACAAAGCAATATTTCCTGATAATAACATAGTGGTCACTAGATGTGCTATGATCGGTAACTTAACTGTGGAAGGA GGTGACCGCTGCAATCTTGATCTCGTACCTGGATGTACTGATCCAAACTCGCTCCTTTTCAACCCACTGGCCAATGTGGACGATGGTTCTTGCCCTCCTTATTTAGATTCCGAGGACTAG